From one uncultured Methanobrevibacter sp. genomic stretch:
- a CDS encoding transcriptional regulator, whose protein sequence is MEKELEFVKNSQYRIKVIKTLEGNVKMPNEIATDAGIEKKIISNIIKQLREQDILVCINPEVRKGRLYRLTDLGNEIAKKL, encoded by the coding sequence ATGGAAAAAGAACTTGAATTTGTTAAAAATTCCCAGTATAGGATTAAAGTAATAAAGACTTTAGAAGGCAATGTTAAAATGCCTAACGAAATTGCAACAGATGCAGGTATCGAAAAAAAGATAATATCAAACATAATCAAACAGTTAAGGGAACAGGATATACTTGTATGCATAAACCCTGAAGTTAGAAAAGGAAGACTTTACAGGCTGACCGATTTAGGTAACGAAATTGCAAAAAAACTTTAA
- a CDS encoding transcriptional regulator, with translation MDDETLKKYSYVNVSSYRVRTVKALQGGEVETPTGIAEKSGILRNHLSKVLGELKEVGVAECINEEYKKGRLYRLTETGEKIAENLK, from the coding sequence ATGGATGATGAAACATTGAAAAAGTATTCTTACGTAAACGTAAGCAGCTATAGGGTAAGGACGGTCAAGGCTCTTCAGGGAGGAGAGGTTGAAACACCGACAGGCATAGCGGAAAAATCAGGAATATTAAGAAATCATCTCTCAAAAGTACTGGGGGAGCTCAAGGAGGTAGGAGTTGCTGAATGCATTAATGAGGAATACAAAAAAGGAAGGCTTTACAGATTAACTGAAACAGGCGAGAAAATAGCTGAAAATTTAAAATAA
- a CDS encoding dCMP deaminase family protein yields MVDENNAMRMSKTEYYLAIALVVSKRSTCLKRRYGAVIVNNDEIVSTGYNGNPRGDENCCDRGNCQRMNLPSNSGNYNDCFSVHAEQNAMISASRNEMLGSTIYLSGEMYADGEWVEIEDAEPCPICFRMIKNSGIKRIVSKKGITDLTDLD; encoded by the coding sequence ATGGTAGATGAAAACAATGCAATGCGTATGAGCAAAACAGAATATTATCTTGCAATTGCTCTTGTCGTATCAAAAAGAAGCACATGTCTTAAAAGAAGATACGGTGCTGTAATAGTAAACAATGATGAGATTGTAAGTACCGGATACAACGGAAATCCGAGAGGGGATGAAAACTGCTGCGACAGGGGAAACTGTCAGAGAATGAACCTTCCGTCCAATTCCGGAAACTACAATGACTGCTTTTCAGTACATGCAGAACAGAATGCAATGATCAGTGCAAGCAGAAACGAAATGCTTGGCTCAACCATTTATCTTTCAGGTGAAATGTATGCAGACGGCGAATGGGTTGAAATAGAGGATGCCGAACCATGCCCGATATGTTTCAGGATGATTAAAAACTCAGGAATCAAAAGAATTGTCTCCAAAAAAGGCATAACTGATTTAACTGATCTGGACTAG
- a CDS encoding right-handed parallel beta-helix repeat-containing protein produces the protein MTFKRIFLISVLLLFMFLTASCVGAAEDNATVGLSDMTGGEAIIEENDTGGGNDLIGSEEITNENWDDFKDSYLDPTDAYEGLNKFRAEKGVWWWNSDDTTVTYFNTNPDNQLLPLVRDAALEETAKIRAKECAELFEHERPDGTDCFTAYPDYGGGENIARYCTAAGSIEMWKETFDVSQDQGHRRNMLHPGFTCVGIAGYMDQYGATYWVQAFGWKEVDRNQTSPQTPVYDNKMTFDDLNILIKNGADIILNNDYIYKNDSSFKEGIVIDRDMTIDGQGHSIDATRLSRIFNITSDNAVLKNIVFKNGNTDGCGGAIYSTCANLTIVNCTFENNFAYYGSALFSSAGTLTLKDCIFSDNMAAHGTIYSKDTCVYAYSTSFTDNYAMVYGGAISSLNSDLTLDECILTNNTSFDGGAVYANNSNISMADCRVWRNSAFKTGSIFLNSGTANISRTDFSKNAMNDYYYYARGSSIHSEGSDVSLSDCSFSDNYAYTGGSVSSSNGNLTVDSCSFSNDTAYVNYGVLYITDSIALVQNSNFSNGRSISTSGAIYSDKSELKIISCSLKNFTAEKGSAMFSINSKIYALDCRYEDNNSTDTGIICSVYDDLTLENCSFKNGTSPEGAAVFLNNCTLNVLGCDFIKNSASVEYYAAGAGICSLNSKLFISSSRFEDNSLSTMYYYCPGGAIFSKNCEISLVNSSLTNNSATYGGAVYLTDSRLITDGSCFEKNSAYSGAAIFSNQSYVNLKLTQVCNHFQDGWGVIYCENSNIDMSGSSFSSNRADRGGVVYSVYGNITAADSTFSSNTASSYGGALYSYDAHVSVFGCNFTENAAESDYGAYGGAIFVENAKLNVADSSFNKNFANNSGGAIYSDGYTEIKSSAFSDNIVENDQYYAVGGAVSVVGNGSFKDCIFKNNLANTTYTASGASLYLSKGNISVSYCNFSDNHANMGASICCDNGDMKLSDSNFRNEYANEGGSVYLSASSSEISNSNFTNSHAGYRGGSISLSASEASIDNCRFMQCSAYLGGAISCELSNVTVSDSHFSDNSAEFAGGAVYSSQANTTLTDSQFSANTASIGGCAYECDALRCTFENNYASSVAAAIYGANNLATDCIFTNNTAFGDNPTFNTTTKGCTFTANRILKRAQFAIEYLPSEFYQGDQLFVYLYSGYYEYIYNVTVILKAFKGNELVQTFEYIISDGWTVDIGEGDYVFEFEVKEPDYVVSPVNATVKVLKKEMANVNIDIGNVTYSLPAAADITSNVGGTADVYVNEGYLGNIVLEANRTFSFSLPDFSVGSYTLSLTIVPTNPKIDQKTFKKDFNVIKKPTSVVIEAEDGINTENVIINVTSSENGNAVIKAGNIVLKVYLMANVKTPVDLGILEKGSYSVEAVFSPGENYIESSDSKNIRISAKISQEDIKITPPAEGSKDIVISLPADAKGKVTLSIAGENYDVDVIDGKANVVLPDLAGDNPYTITYSGDDQYAGFSISGNLNPDTDITISPDMKIVPLDGGIYQVMLPNDAAGSVTLTINNKNYDFDVLNGAAIVVLPELENGRYAFSIAYSGDNKYGEASESFSVEIINPSITAGNVKVTYSAGSYYQITVLGFGGKPAANAEVVIKSNGKKFKTLKAGSDGICKFKVDMAPGTYKLQIASLGISAAKTLTVKHLMSLKKVTVKRSAKNLVLQATLAKINGKYLKNKKITFKFNGKKYTAKTDKKGVAKVTLKSNVLKKLKVSKKVTYQATYLKDTVKYSIKVKK, from the coding sequence GAAATGTGGAAGGAGACTTTTGATGTTTCTCAGGATCAGGGCCACAGACGTAACATGCTTCATCCTGGCTTTACATGTGTCGGAATAGCCGGATACATGGACCAATACGGGGCAACATATTGGGTACAGGCATTCGGATGGAAGGAAGTTGACCGCAATCAGACATCTCCGCAAACTCCTGTGTATGATAATAAGATGACCTTTGATGATTTGAACATTCTCATAAAGAATGGTGCAGATATAATATTGAATAATGATTATATCTATAAAAACGATTCTTCTTTTAAGGAAGGCATTGTAATTGACAGGGACATGACAATTGACGGACAGGGTCATTCTATTGATGCAACCCGTCTTTCAAGGATTTTCAATATTACCTCAGACAATGCAGTCCTCAAAAATATAGTCTTTAAAAACGGAAATACAGATGGGTGCGGAGGAGCTATATATTCAACATGTGCAAATCTTACAATTGTAAACTGTACCTTTGAGAACAATTTTGCATATTACGGCTCTGCACTCTTTAGTTCTGCTGGAACCCTCACATTAAAAGACTGTATTTTTTCCGACAACATGGCGGCTCATGGAACAATATATTCAAAAGATACCTGTGTATATGCATATTCCACTAGTTTTACAGACAATTATGCGATGGTCTATGGAGGGGCAATAAGCTCTCTCAACAGCGATTTGACTTTAGATGAATGCATATTGACAAACAATACTTCATTTGACGGAGGTGCTGTATACGCAAATAATTCCAATATCTCAATGGCGGACTGCAGAGTTTGGAGAAATTCAGCATTTAAAACAGGTTCTATCTTTTTAAATTCAGGCACTGCTAACATATCAAGAACTGATTTCAGTAAAAATGCTATGAATGACTACTATTATTATGCCAGAGGAAGCTCCATTCATTCTGAAGGCAGTGATGTGTCCCTTTCAGACTGCAGCTTTTCAGACAACTATGCATATACCGGAGGAAGCGTGTCTTCAAGCAACGGTAATCTGACAGTTGACAGCTGCAGTTTTTCAAATGACACTGCCTATGTTAATTATGGTGTTTTATACATAACAGATTCCATTGCGCTGGTTCAAAACTCAAATTTCTCAAACGGAAGATCAATTTCCACATCCGGAGCAATATATTCAGATAAAAGCGAGCTGAAAATCATCTCCTGCAGTTTAAAGAATTTCACTGCAGAAAAGGGAAGTGCAATGTTTTCAATCAATTCAAAAATATATGCCCTGGACTGCCGATATGAGGACAACAATTCAACTGACACAGGAATCATATGTTCTGTATATGATGATTTAACTTTGGAAAACTGCAGCTTTAAAAACGGTACTTCTCCTGAAGGAGCAGCAGTATTTCTGAATAACTGTACCTTGAATGTATTGGGCTGTGATTTTATTAAAAATTCCGCCAGTGTGGAATATTATGCCGCCGGAGCAGGAATATGTTCACTCAATTCAAAATTATTCATAAGCTCCAGCAGATTTGAAGATAATTCACTATCCACAATGTATTACTATTGTCCGGGAGGAGCAATATTTTCTAAGAACTGTGAAATTTCTCTTGTCAATTCATCATTAACAAACAATTCCGCTACATATGGAGGTGCAGTCTATCTCACAGATTCCCGTCTCATCACTGACGGAAGCTGTTTTGAAAAAAATTCTGCATATTCAGGTGCTGCAATATTTTCAAATCAGAGCTATGTAAATTTAAAGCTTACCCAAGTATGCAATCATTTCCAGGACGGATGGGGTGTAATATATTGTGAAAACAGCAATATTGACATGTCCGGCAGCTCATTTTCATCAAACCGTGCCGACAGGGGCGGTGTAGTATATTCAGTTTATGGAAACATAACCGCAGCAGATTCCACATTCAGTTCAAACACAGCTTCATCTTATGGAGGTGCATTATACTCATATGACGCGCATGTCAGCGTATTTGGATGCAACTTTACAGAAAATGCTGCTGAATCAGATTATGGAGCCTATGGTGGAGCAATATTTGTGGAAAACGCAAAGTTGAATGTTGCTGACTCCAGTTTCAACAAAAACTTTGCCAATAACAGCGGAGGAGCTATTTACTCAGACGGTTATACTGAAATTAAATCATCTGCATTTTCAGACAATATTGTGGAAAATGATCAGTATTATGCAGTTGGAGGAGCAGTATCTGTTGTTGGAAACGGCAGTTTTAAAGATTGTATTTTTAAAAATAACTTGGCAAATACTACATATACCGCATCAGGTGCTTCTCTTTACCTCAGTAAGGGAAATATTTCTGTAAGCTATTGTAATTTCAGCGATAATCATGCAAATATGGGAGCTTCAATATGCTGTGATAACGGCGATATGAAATTAAGCGATTCCAACTTCCGCAATGAATATGCAAATGAAGGAGGATCTGTTTATCTTTCAGCATCCAGTTCAGAAATTTCAAACTCAAATTTTACAAATTCTCATGCAGGCTATCGTGGAGGTTCAATTTCTCTGAGCGCAAGTGAAGCATCCATTGACAACTGCAGATTTATGCAATGTTCTGCATATCTCGGAGGTGCTATATCCTGCGAATTGTCCAATGTTACAGTTTCAGACTCACACTTTAGTGATAACTCTGCAGAATTTGCAGGAGGAGCTGTATATTCATCACAGGCAAATACTACATTAACAGATTCTCAATTCAGTGCAAATACTGCATCTATTGGGGGCTGTGCATATGAATGTGATGCCTTGAGATGTACCTTTGAGAATAACTATGCATCATCCGTTGCAGCTGCAATATACGGTGCAAATAATCTAGCAACAGACTGCATATTCACAAACAACACTGCATTCGGAGACAATCCTACATTCAACACAACTACTAAAGGATGTACTTTTACTGCAAACAGAATCCTCAAAAGGGCACAGTTTGCCATTGAATATCTCCCGTCTGAATTTTATCAGGGCGACCAGCTATTTGTTTATCTCTACTCCGGATACTATGAATACATTTATAATGTTACTGTAATCCTCAAGGCATTCAAAGGAAATGAGCTTGTGCAAACATTTGAATACATTATCTCTGACGGCTGGACAGTAGATATTGGTGAAGGAGATTATGTCTTTGAATTTGAAGTTAAAGAACCTGATTATGTTGTAAGTCCTGTAAATGCAACAGTTAAAGTTCTTAAAAAGGAAATGGCTAATGTAAATATTGACATTGGTAATGTTACATACTCCCTCCCTGCAGCGGCTGATATTACAAGCAATGTTGGAGGAACAGCAGATGTCTATGTCAATGAAGGGTATCTTGGAAATATTGTCCTTGAGGCAAACAGGACTTTCAGCTTTTCACTTCCTGATTTTTCAGTTGGAAGCTATACATTATCTTTAACAATCGTGCCGACAAACCCGAAGATTGACCAGAAAACATTCAAAAAGGACTTTAACGTGATTAAAAAGCCTACATCAGTTGTCATTGAAGCGGAAGATGGAATAAACACTGAAAATGTTATCATTAATGTTACATCATCCGAAAACGGTAATGCTGTGATAAAAGCCGGAAATATAGTTTTAAAGGTATATCTCATGGCAAATGTCAAAACTCCCGTAGATTTGGGCATTCTGGAAAAAGGATCATATTCCGTTGAGGCAGTCTTTAGTCCTGGTGAAAACTACATTGAATCTTCAGATTCCAAAAACATCAGAATCTCTGCTAAAATATCACAGGAAGACATTAAAATCACACCTCCTGCGGAAGGTTCAAAAGATATAGTAATAAGTCTTCCGGCTGATGCAAAAGGTAAGGTTACACTTTCCATTGCCGGTGAGAACTATGATGTCGATGTCATTGACGGAAAGGCAAATGTGGTGTTGCCTGACCTTGCCGGTGACAATCCGTATACAATAACATACTCCGGAGATGACCAGTACGCAGGATTCAGCATTTCAGGAAATCTGAATCCGGACACAGACATTACAATCAGTCCGGACATGAAAATTGTTCCGTTGGACGGTGGAATTTATCAGGTAATGCTTCCAAATGATGCAGCAGGTAGCGTAACACTAACAATCAACAATAAGAACTATGATTTTGATGTTTTAAACGGCGCTGCCATTGTGGTATTGCCTGAGCTTGAAAACGGCAGGTACGCTTTCTCAATAGCATATTCCGGTGACAATAAATACGGCGAAGCATCTGAAAGCTTCAGTGTTGAAATAATAAATCCTTCAATTACTGCCGGAAATGTCAAAGTGACCTACAGTGCAGGATCATATTATCAGATTACTGTTTTAGGATTCGGAGGAAAACCTGCAGCAAATGCTGAGGTTGTCATAAAATCAAACGGCAAAAAGTTCAAGACACTTAAAGCAGGGTCTGATGGAATCTGCAAATTCAAGGTGGACATGGCTCCCGGAACATATAAACTGCAGATCGCTTCACTGGGAATTTCTGCAGCAAAAACATTGACAGTAAAACATCTTATGAGTCTTAAGAAGGTAACTGTCAAAAGGTCTGCCAAAAATCTTGTATTGCAGGCAACTTTAGCTAAAATCAATGGCAAATATCTTAAAAACAAAAAGATTACCTTCAAGTTCAACGGTAAAAAATACACTGCAAAAACAGACAAGAAGGGTGTTGCAAAAGTAACACTAAAATCCAATGTCCTGAAAAAGCTTAAAGTATCCAAAAAAGTAACTTATCAGGCAACTTACCTGAAAGATACTGTAAAATATTCTATAAAAGTTAAAAAATAA
- a CDS encoding SHOCT domain-containing protein — protein MGLFKNKSDYQRQCEAKIKELCGGFLPNDEFVKRAVKFNHESSKANTFEKSVLKHECEDGTLTLEGIEDRLDELLQLDCETLDLKIRSSQKQDTSKFKTQLDIERFMGDEYAVKYHEKMAKTAGKVKSNNDYDKSNVSPAETSVSGTDELIKLAELYEKGFLTKEEFDFKKRQVLGIDDKNISDVRPKFCSNCGEPVKKEGKFCSNCGMRI, from the coding sequence ATGGGTCTTTTTAAAAACAAATCAGATTATCAAAGGCAGTGTGAAGCCAAAATCAAGGAGCTGTGCGGTGGCTTTTTGCCAAATGATGAGTTTGTAAAACGTGCAGTAAAATTCAACCATGAGAGTTCTAAGGCAAATACCTTTGAAAAGAGCGTTTTAAAGCACGAATGTGAAGACGGAACTTTAACGCTTGAAGGAATCGAGGACAGGCTGGATGAGCTTTTGCAGCTTGACTGTGAGACTCTCGATTTAAAAATCAGAAGCAGTCAAAAGCAGGATACAAGCAAATTCAAAACTCAACTGGATATTGAAAGATTCATGGGTGACGAATATGCTGTCAAATATCATGAAAAGATGGCAAAAACAGCAGGTAAGGTCAAATCAAATAATGATTATGATAAATCTAATGTAAGTCCTGCTGAAACTTCTGTTTCAGGCACTGATGAGCTGATAAAGCTTGCAGAACTATATGAAAAAGGATTTTTAACAAAAGAGGAATTTGACTTTAAGAAAAGACAGGTTCTGGGAATCGATGATAAAAACATTTCTGATGTGAGGCCTAAATTTTGTAGCAATTGCGGTGAGCCCGTTAAAAAAGAGGGCAAGTTCTGCTCAAACTGTGGAATGAGGATTTAA